TTCTTCGTAATCAAAACTTGCGTATCCTGCGGTAATCGACTTGAGTGTGTCATAAAAGTCGGTAACAATTTCAGCTAGCGGTAGTTTGTAATGCAAGATAATTCGTTCTTCATCAAGGTATGTCATGTCTTTTTGTGTGCCACGACGTTCTTGCGCAAGTGTCATGATGCCGCCAAGGTATTCTTTGGGGGTCATAATCGATGCATTAATAATTGGCTCTTCAATCGTCTCAATCGATGATGGATCCGGAAAGTCTGCGGGATTTTCGATATCCAACATTTCTCCATTTTGGAGCGTAATTTTGTACAGCACGGTTGGAGCGGTGGTGATAATGCTCATGTCATATTCTTGTTCAAGGCGCTGCTTAAACACATCCATATGCAAAAGTCCCAAAAAGCCACAGCGGAAACCAAAACCAAGCGCTGCAGATGTTTCTTTTTCAACCGAAATGCTTGGGTCATTTAAACAGAGCTTTTCGATCGATTCTTTAAGGATCTGAAAATCGGTGGTATCAACAGGATAGATCCCAGCAAAAACCATCGGTTTTGCTGGTTTAAAACCAGGAAGCGCTGCAACCGGATGTCGTGGATCGAAAAAAGTATCTCCGATGTGCGCTTCTTTAACGGTTTTCATGCCGGTGATGATAAATCCTACCTGCCCGGTGTAAAGTGTTTTTGTTGCGATCGGATCCGGATACATG
The Candidatus Dependentiae bacterium genome window above contains:
- a CDS encoding elongation factor 4 (back-translocating Elongation Factor EF4; binds to the ribosome on the universally-conserved alpha-sarcin loop), which produces MYPDPIATKTLYTGQVGFIITGMKTVKEAHIGDTFFDPRHPVAALPGFKPAKPMVFAGIYPVDTTDFQILKESIEKLCLNDPSISVEKETSAALGFGFRCGFLGLLHMDVFKQRLEQEYDMSIITTAPTVLYKITLQNGEMLDIENPADFPDPSSIETIEEPIINASIMTPKEYLGGIMTLAQERRGTQKDMTYLDEERIILHYKLPLAEIVTDFYDTLKSITAGYASFDYEEAGYEDADMVKMNILLNGKPVDALSVIVHSEKAFTMGRELTKKLKEVVHRQQYEVAIQAAIGAKVIARETISPLRKDVTAKLYGGDITRKMKLLEKQKKGKKKMKQVGTVELPQEAFFSVLKR